In Nonomuraea sp. NBC_00507, the following are encoded in one genomic region:
- a CDS encoding rhodanese-like domain-containing protein, translated as MTHIIDREAVQDLVAARQAQLVEVLPEEEYTWAHLPRAVNLPLGALEKGSSALDRARPVVVYCHDALCDLSPRAAHRLERLGFGEVHDYGAGKMDWLAAGLPYEGEAHLVSENVRRDPVTAGLDDPLEELTERIIGDPAGLAVVVDQDDVVQGVVGSSELKGADMSGTAEQAMRVGVTTVRPSEQLEPLIQRMDRAKVDHVVVTKADGTLVGLFGLGDVRPQATESDLG; from the coding sequence ATGACGCACATCATCGATCGCGAAGCCGTACAGGACCTGGTCGCCGCCCGCCAGGCCCAGCTGGTCGAGGTGCTTCCGGAGGAGGAGTACACGTGGGCGCACCTGCCCAGGGCCGTGAACCTGCCGCTCGGCGCCCTCGAGAAGGGCTCCTCGGCGCTGGATCGCGCGCGGCCGGTGGTCGTCTACTGCCACGACGCGCTGTGCGACCTGAGCCCGCGCGCCGCCCACCGGCTCGAACGCCTGGGATTCGGCGAGGTGCACGACTATGGGGCGGGCAAGATGGACTGGCTGGCGGCCGGCCTGCCGTACGAGGGGGAGGCCCACCTGGTGTCGGAGAACGTGCGCCGCGACCCCGTCACGGCCGGCCTGGACGACCCGCTGGAGGAGCTCACCGAACGGATCATCGGCGACCCGGCGGGACTCGCGGTGGTGGTCGACCAGGACGACGTGGTCCAGGGCGTCGTCGGGTCGAGCGAGCTCAAGGGCGCCGACATGAGCGGCACCGCCGAGCAGGCCATGCGCGTCGGGGTGACCACGGTGCGCCCGAGCGAGCAGCTCGAGCCGCTGATCCAGCGGATGGACCGGGCGAAGGTGGATCATGTCGTCGTCACGAAGGCGGACGGCACGCTGGTGGGGCTGTTCGGGCTCGGCGACGTCCGCCCGCAGGCAACGGAGTCCGACCTCGGCTAG
- a CDS encoding Fe-S cluster assembly protein HesB, producing MLTLTHNAVVAIRDVMAGVDVPADAGLRISAKADEAGALELALASQPQAGDQIIEAEDIRVFVAEDTVAILDDKSLDAQPGTPGQPTFRLDRRP from the coding sequence GTGCTGACCTTGACTCACAACGCCGTCGTCGCGATCCGCGACGTGATGGCCGGTGTCGACGTGCCCGCCGACGCGGGCCTGCGCATCTCCGCGAAGGCCGACGAGGCCGGTGCGCTCGAACTCGCCCTGGCCAGCCAGCCGCAGGCCGGCGACCAGATCATCGAGGCGGAGGACATACGCGTCTTCGTGGCCGAGGACACCGTGGCGATCCTGGACGACAAGTCACTCGACGCCCAACCGGGCACCCCGGGCCAGCCGACGTTCCGGCTGGACCGGCGGCCCTAG